Proteins from one Malania oleifera isolate guangnan ecotype guangnan chromosome 4, ASM2987363v1, whole genome shotgun sequence genomic window:
- the LOC131153992 gene encoding aspartic proteinase-like, whose amino-acid sequence MGAKLKAILVSLFLSSLLFSLVTSASSNGLYRIGLKKMKLDRNNRLAAQLESKDGEPLKASIRKYLRGNLGDSEDTDMVALKNYMDAQYFGEISIGTPPQKFTVIFDTGSSNLWVPSSKCYFSIACFFHSKYKSSQSTTYRKDGRSASIHYGTGAISGFFSRDSVKVGDVFVKNQEFIEATREPSVTFLVAKFDGILGLGFQEISVGNAVPVWYNMVKQGLIKDPVFSFWLNRNADEDEGGEIVFGGVDPNHFKGKHTYVPVTKKGYWQFQMGDVLIGDKETGYCSGGCSAIADSGTSLLAGPTPVITMINHAIGASGVVSQECKAVVQQYGQTILDLLLSEAQPKKICSQIGLCTFDGTRGVSMGIESVVDEKNSGKSSPDLRDTMCSACEMTVAWMQSQLRQNQTQDRILQYINELCDRMPSPMGESAVDCESLSSMPSVSFTIGGKTFDLSPEEYVLKVGEGPVAQCISGFTALDVPPPRGPLWILGDVFMGRYHTVFDYGKLRVGFAEAA is encoded by the exons ATGGGTGCCAAGTTGAAAGCCATTCTGGTGTCTCTTTTTCTTTCATCTCTTTTGTTCTCTCTGGTCACTTCTGCATCCAGCAATGGGTTGTATAGAATTGgactgaaaaagatgaaattgGATCGAAATAACCGTCTTGCTGCACAACTCGAGTCCAAGGATGGAGAACCATTAAAAGCTTCTATTAGGAAGTATCTTCGTGGTAATCTTGGAGATTCTGAGGATACTGATATGGTAGCATTGAAGAACTACATGGATGCACAATACTTTGGTGAAATTAGTATTGGGACTCCCCCTCAAAAATTTACTGTAATTTTTGACACGGGTAGCTCTAATCTATGGGTGCCATCATCTAAGTGTTATTTCTCA ATTGCTTGTTTTTTCCATTCCAAGTACAAGTCGAGCCAGTCAACTACGTATAGGAAAGATG GGAGATCTGCTTCCATTCACTATGGCACTGGAGCAATTTCTGGTTTCTTTAGCCGAGATAGTGTTAAAGTTGGTGATGTATTTGTAAAGAATCAG GAATTTATTGAGGCTACTAGAGAGCCTAGCGTCACTTTTTTGGTGGCCAAGTTTGATGGTATACTTGGACTTGGATTTCAAGAGATTTCTGTTGGAAATGCTGTCCCAGTGTG GTACAACATGGTTAAACAAGGCCTCATTAAAGATCCAGTATTTTCATTTTGGCTCAACCGCAATGCAGATGAAGATGAAGGGGGTGAAATTGTTTTTGGTGGGGTTGATCCTAATCACTTTAAGGGCAAGCACACTTATGTACCTGTGACAAAGAAAGGCTATTGGCAG TTTCAAATGGGTGATGTTCTTATTGGTGACAAAGAGACTG GATACTGCTCTGGTGGTTGTTCAGCAATTGCTGATTCAGGAACTTCATTGTTGGCTGGTCCAACG CCTGTGATTACCATGATAAATCATGCCATTGGAGCCTCTGGAGTTGTTAGCCAGGAATGCAAGGCAGTGGTGCAACAGTATGGGCAAACAATTTTGGATCTGCTACTGTCTGAG GCACAACCAAAGAAGATCTGCTCCCAAATTGGATTATGCACTTTTGATGGAACTCGTGGTGTTAG TATGGGAATTGAAAGTGTCGTGGATGAGAAGAACAGTGGCAAATCATCTCCCGATCTACGGGACACTATGTGCTCTGCTTGTGAGATGACGGTTGCCTGGATGCAAAGCCAGCTTAGGCAGAATCAGACACAGGATCGTATATTGCAATACATCAATGAG CTTTGTGATCGGATGCCGAGCCCAATGGGAGAATCTGCTGTTGACTGTGAAAGTCTGTCTTCCATGCCTAGTGTTTCCTTTACCATTGGTGGTAAAACTTTTGACCTCTCTCCGGAGGAG TACGTCCTCAAAGTTGGCGAAGGGCCTGTGGCTCAGTGCATCAGTGGCTTCACTGCTCTGGATGTTCCTCCTCCTCGCGGACCTCTCTG GATCCTGGGAGACGTCTTCATGGGTCGCTATCACACTGTTTTCGATTATGGTAAGCTCAGAGTTGGATTTGCAGAAGCAGCATAA